In Cricetulus griseus strain 17A/GY unplaced genomic scaffold, alternate assembly CriGri-PICRH-1.0 unplaced_scaffold_13, whole genome shotgun sequence, one genomic interval encodes:
- the LOC113838483 gene encoding GRB2-associated-binding protein 2-like, with protein MSGDPDVLEYYKNEHSKKPLRIINLNFCMQLDVGLNFNKKEPQRSFVFDIITNERTFYLMAETEADMNRWVQNICQICGFSQTKGNTDTLRNSSSVNHSLRSTPAEFTSSSQHLLQTRRSSPLSHSSQPTVSSHIQPALSTSAPQEYQNLHQCLSQRTENARSATFSQSTRQESDTATQNLAQGDRHCISRVSGQVHGFYSIPKPSRQFKDHAFDLPHSHTKGSPTVSEADNEDVYTFKVPSNTLCREFGDLLVDSAIAPPPQHPKIPWCGNPQQRPPANDYKYPMRGIETVCWSAKSPKRTIMGKSHSGSSDDNCMPINLGSSTLLALEQTGDNSHSAYIPMNTVPHHFDPLGYPSTALPIHRVSSGEREIQPPPINRNLKPGRKAKPPRLDLRNNTVINELPFKSPVTKSWSSQYCHSISTQNMTNTGSRDREENYVPMQNPMCSSPVPSGTNNPALKKNTGNVKYITLDFHPVSLSPHHKPSPSSVTSDEKVKYVQIDKIKTQALQKTIEEWTKIRQSSRPSKDA; from the coding sequence ATgagtggtgacccagatgttctagaatactataagaatgaacactccaagaaacccctgcggatcatcaacctaaacttctgtatgCAGTTGGATGTAGGCCTGAACTTCAACAAAAAAGAACCCCAAAGGAGTTTTGTGTTTGATATCATTACCAATGAGCGCACCTTCTACCTgatggctgagacagaggctgacatgaataggtgggtccagaacATTTGCCAGATTtgtggcttcagtcagactaaagggAACACTGATACCCTGAGAAACTCTTCTTCAGTTAATCATAGTCTCCGCTCTACTCCAGCTGAGTTCAccagctccagtcagcaccttCTCCAAACAAGGAGGTCCTCACccctttcacactctagccagcccACTGTGtcaagccacatccagcctgccttgtccaccagtgcacctcaggagtatcaaAACTTGCACCAATGCCTaagccaaaggacagaaaatgccAGAAGTGCCACCTTCTCTCAGAGCACCAGACAGGAGAGTGACACAGCCACACAAAACCTTGCCCAGGGCGATAGACACTGTATCAGCAGAGTCAGTGGTCAAGTCCATGGCTTCTATAGCATTCCCAAGCCAAGCAGACAATTCAAAGACCATGCTTTTGACCTCCCCCATAGCCACACTAAGGGCAGCCCCACTGTGTCTGAGGCAGATAAtgaggatgtgtacaccttcaaggtACCCAGCAATACCCTCTGTcgggaatttggagacctcctagtggactcagccatagctcccccaccacAGCACCCCAAGATACCTTGGTGTGGTaaccctcaacaaagacctccagcCAATGACTACAAGTACCCAATGCGAGGCATAGAAACCGtctgctggtctgctaaatccCCAAAAAGGACTATCATGGGTAAATCACACAGCGgcagctctgatgacaactgtaTGCCCATAAACCTAGGTTCTTCTACCCTGCTGGCTTTGGAACAAACAGGGGACAATTCCCACAGTGCCTACATCCCCATGAACACAGTCCCCCATCACTTTGACCCACTGGGCTACCCATCCACAGCCCTTCCTATTCATAGAGTCTCCAGCGGAGAAAGGGAAATCCAGCCACCCCCAATTAATCGCAACCTCAAGCCTGGCCGAAAAGCAAAGCCACCACGCCttgacctgagaaacaacactgtcatcaatgagctccctttcaagtcacctgtcaccaagtcttggtcctcccagtactgccattccatctcAACACAAAACATGACCAACACAGgctccagagacagagaggagaactATGTCCCAATGCAAAACCCAATGTGTTCATCCCctgtacccagtggcactaacaacccagctttaaaaaagaatactggCAATGTGAAATACATAACGCTGGACTTCCATCCAGTCTCCCTGAGCCCTCATCATAAGCCATCCccatcatctgtcacatcagatgaaaaagtgaaatatgtccaaatagataaaataaagactcaggccctacaaaagacaatagaggaatggacaaagatacggcagtcctcaagaccctccaaagatgcc